A stretch of DNA from Micromonospora sp. NBC_01813:
CTGGTCACGACCGAGTCGCGGCCGACTGTCAGACCCGGCGTGGGCGGCATCGAGCAGCGGACGTCGTCACGCAGCAGCGAGGTGAGCGCCGGAATGTCCGTGGCCACGCTGGCGTCGGTGTAGCGGCGCACCAGCTCACGCGTGCCGGCGTCCTGCGCGCCGCCGGTCCAGTCCTGCCGCTCGGGGGGCAGGTGTCCCCGCATGCTGGCGCGGGCCCGCTGCAGCGCGCTGTTGACGGAGTTGACCGAGTCCCCGAGGAGCTCCGCTACGTCCTTCGCCGGCCAGCCGAGCACGTCGCGCAGGATCAGCACGGCCCGTGGGCGTGGCGCGAGGTGCTGGACCGCGACCAGGTACGCCAGCTCGATCGTCTCCCGCGCGACAGCGACCGCCTCCGGCTCGTCGGCGTCGCCTGCGGGCAGTTCGTCGAGGAGCCGGTCCGGGTACGGCTGCAGCCACGGCACCTCACCGCCGGTCGCGGGCTGCGGGCGGCGGCTGGCCAGCAGGTCCAGGCAGGCGTTGGTGGCGATCCGGTACAGCCAGGCCCGGATTGTCGACCGCCCCTCGAAGGTTTCCCGTCGCCGCCAGGCCCGCAGGAACGTCTCCTGCACGGTGTCCTCGGCGTCCTCGAACGACCCGAGCATCCGGTAGCAGTGCACGTGCAGTTCCCGCCGGTGCCGCTGCGTCAGCTTCGCGAACGCAGGCTCGTCGACCTCACTCAGCCCGCTGCCGTCCAGCTCCGCCAGCCGCATGTCCGCACTCATCACGTCATCCTTCCGCCTCGTCGTGTCCCCTCGCAGGTATGACGGGTCCGGACGCGGAAACTCATCACCGGGGAGCCGACCGCTGCCGCAAGATCAGTTGATGTAAATGCGGGCGACACGCCGATGAACGCCCGCATTTACGTCAACTGATCTTGGCGACCGCCAGTGGCACGCCCGATCACGGCGCCGGTGGAGTGCCGGTTCGCGGTCAGACCGGCAGTGGCGTTGCCGTGCCCGGGGTCAGCCAGTGCAGGCTGTGCCGTACCGGATCTCCGGCGGCAGTGAACGCGGCCTCGACCGCCGCGCGGCCCTCGGTGAAGTGGCCCCAGCCTTCGTAGTGCACCGGCACCACCGTGTGCGCCTTGACCAGGGTGCACAGCTCGACACCGTCGGCCGCAGTCATCGTGTAGCGCAGCGGGCCGGTCAGACCGAACCGCACCGCGCCCAGGTGCAGCACCATCGTGCCGACGGTGAACCGCTGCGCCACCTGCCGTACCCCGGGGTAGAGGACCGTGTCCCCGGTGATCCACAGTACGCCGTACTGCTGACCAGGCCAGCGCAGCGCGAACCCGGTCACCTCACCCGCGACCGGGCGGCTCAGCGGCGGCCCGTGCCGGCAGGGGGTCGCGGTCACCTCGATGCTCGGGCGACCCGGCGCGGTCAACTCGGTGCCACCCCACGGCGCGAGCCCGACCACCGACCCAGAGCCGACCGCCGGCCCAGAGCCGAGGGCGGC
This window harbors:
- a CDS encoding MBL fold metallo-hydrolase, translated to MRITHIGGPTTLIEVAGWRVLTDPTFDDPGRTYRFGWGTASRKLAGPALSPDALGHIDVVLLTHDHHADNLDDAGRALLPYADRIVTTMAGSRRLGAAALGSGPAVGSGSVVGLAPWGGTELTAPGRPSIEVTATPCRHGPPLSRPVAGEVTGFALRWPGQQYGVLWITGDTVLYPGVRQVAQRFTVGTMVLHLGAVRFGLTGPLRYTMTAADGVELCTLVKAHTVVPVHYEGWGHFTEGRAAVEAAFTAAGDPVRHSLHWLTPGTATPLPV
- a CDS encoding RNA polymerase subunit sigma-70; the encoded protein is MSADMRLAELDGSGLSEVDEPAFAKLTQRHRRELHVHCYRMLGSFEDAEDTVQETFLRAWRRRETFEGRSTIRAWLYRIATNACLDLLASRRPQPATGGEVPWLQPYPDRLLDELPAGDADEPEAVAVARETIELAYLVAVQHLAPRPRAVLILRDVLGWPAKDVAELLGDSVNSVNSALQRARASMRGHLPPERQDWTGGAQDAGTRELVRRYTDASVATDIPALTSLLRDDVRCSMPPTPGLTVGRDSVVTSWIEDGFEDLGRLRTVATSVNRQPAIGFYHWREEEGGYLPLTIDVLRVSGGAITEIITFHADQFSRLGLPERLPADDTQ